One window of the Rhipicephalus microplus isolate Deutch F79 chromosome 2, USDA_Rmic, whole genome shotgun sequence genome contains the following:
- the LOC142796250 gene encoding uncharacterized protein LOC142796250 yields the protein MPSGGPSYGSYCCVSWCFNNGRTHKKPGTSFFRIPRGGRMKAWMQYAGRDDLLSKPASLLYATYRVCSDHFTAQSFMDPGHTRLTRMAVPSVQPAAPCSLSVASNSDCDMTAEAALKGPAVEASKSGSHTLRCPDEQGAFSVAISFFFTEIDC from the exons atgccgtccggcggtccaagctacggcagctactgctgtgtatcgtggtgcttcaacaatggcagaacccacaaaaagcctgggacgagtttcttccgcataccacggggcGGCAG gatgaaagcatggatgcagtatgctggacgcgatgatctccttagtaagccggccagcctattgtacgcaacgtacagggtttgtagcgaccattttactgctcaaagtttcatggaccctgggcacacaaggcttacaagaatggctgttcccagtgtgcaaccagctgcaccat gttctctgagcgtcgcttcaaatagtgactgtgacatgactgcagaagctgcactgaaag gacctgcggtagaggcttcaaaaagcggctcccacacattgaggtgccccgatgaacagggtgcgttcagtgtcgcgatttcttttttttttaccgaaattgactgttga